From one Bos indicus isolate NIAB-ARS_2022 breed Sahiwal x Tharparkar chromosome 16, NIAB-ARS_B.indTharparkar_mat_pri_1.0, whole genome shotgun sequence genomic stretch:
- the ZBED6 gene encoding zinc finger BED domain-containing protein 6, which yields MSVCTLSVPVSSLSPGRRCSTFSGAGILGCVPVTSNTDEEDVVEGKMVAEGMDKEAELPTKKKRKKGLRIKGKRRRKKLILAKKFSKDLVSGRPVADAPTLLASSAPEQDEESLFESNIEKQIYLPSTRAKTSIVWHFFHVDPQYTWRAICNLCEKSVSRGKPGSHLGTSTLQRHLQARHSPHWTRANKFGVTSGEEDFTLDAPLSPSSAGSSGSFEYIPADPLDNGMGKKRDKSVSDALRAQRGRFLIKSNIVKHALIPGTRAKTSAVWNFFYTDPQHISRAVCNICKRSVSRGRPGSHLGTSTLQRHLQATHPIHWAVANKDSGAVGNGLDEAETERNDLLSDSLHGERSAGSQDVAAEHLSDSDSDEPPVLEVENRRSESPTPVAEQDTQMHAQEQETAYCENSTPSQISQAIIQMIVEDMHPYNYFSTPAFQRFLQIVAPDYRLPSETFFFTKAVPRLYDSVREKIFLTLENVQTQKIHLTVDIWTHDPSTDYFIVTVHWVSLETTPSFNNGRIPNFRRWAVLCVTGLAKNCLITNILQELNDQIGLWLSPNFLIPSFIVSDSSSNVVHAVKDGGFTHVPCFLRCLNIVIQDFFCEHKSIENMLVAARKTCHHFSHSVKARQILQEFQNDHQLPWKNLKQDEAGHWISTFYMLKWLLEHCYSVHHSLGRASGVVLTSLQWTLMTYVCDILKPFEEATQKVSVKTIGLNQVLPLIHHLLLSLQKLREDFQVRGITQALNLVDSLSLKLETDTLLSAMLKSKPCILATLLDPCFKNSLGDFFPQGADLETYKQILAEEVCNYMESSPEVSHIATSEGSGPSAIVGADSFTSSIREGTSISGSVDCSAADNVAIGGKSFMFPSAMAVVDEYFKEKYSEISGGDDPLFYWQKKVNIWPALTQVAIQYLSCPMCSWQSECVFTANSHFHPKQIMSLDFDNIEQLMFLKMNLKNVNYDYSALVLSWDPENEVIQSNEKEILP from the coding sequence ATGAGTGTATGTACCTTAAGTGTACCAGTTTCCTCACTTTCTCCTGGTAGAAGATGTAGCACTTTTAGTGGTGCTGGGATTCTGGGGTGTGTTCCTGTTACTTCTAATacagatgaagaagatgtggtagagGGCAAGATGGTAGcagaaggaatggataaagaggcaGAATTGCccactaaaaagaaaagaaagaagggttTGCGAATTAAGGGGAAAAGGCGGCGAAAGAAACTGATCCTTGCGAAAAAGTTTAGTAAGGATTTGGTATCTGGGAGGCCAGTTGCAGATGCCCCTACTTTGTTAGCTTCTAGTGCCCCTGAGCAGGATGAAGAAAGTCTGTTTGAAAGCAATATAGAAAAACAGATCTATTTACCGAGTACCAGAGCCAAGACCTCCATTGTGTGGCACTTCTTTCATGTGGACCCGCAGTATACCTGGAGGGCTATTTGTAACCTCTGTGAAAAAAGTGTTAGTAGGGGTAAACCAGGCAGCCATCTCGGGACATCTACTCTTCAACGACATCTGCAGGCAAGGCATTCACCTCACTGGACAAGGGCCAACAAATTTGGAGTTACAAGTGGAGAGGAGGATTTTACTTTGGATGCACCTTTATCTCCCTCTTCTGCTGGAAGCAGTGGAAGCTTTGAATATATCCCTGCTGATCCATTAGATAATGGAATGGGTAAGAAACGTGATAAATCAGTATCTGATGCCCTGAGGGCACAAAGAGGGAGATTTCTCATTAAAAGTAACATTGTCAAGCATGCCTTAATTCCTGGAACAAGAGCCAAGACATCTGCAGTTTGGAATTTTTTCTATACTGATCCTCAGCACATCTCAAGAGCTGTGTGTAATATATGTAAACGAAGTGTGAGCCGGGGTAGGCCAGGTTCTCACCTAGGAACTTCAACACTTCAACGACACCTGCAGGCCACTCATCCCATCCATTGGGCAGTTGCCAACAAAGACAGTGGTGCAGTTGGAAATGGATTagatgaagctgaaactgagaGAAATGATCTCTTGAGTGACAGTTTGCATGGAGAGAGGTCTGCAGGCAGCCAAGATGTAGCAGCTGAGCACCTTAGTGACTCTGATTCAGATGAACCTCCTGTATTAGAGGTTGAAAATAGAAGATCTGAGAGTCCTACTCCTGTTGCAGAGCAAGACACTCAAATGCATGCACAAGAGCAAGAAACAGCATACTGTGAAAATTCAACCCCAAGTCAAATAAGTCAGGCAATTATTCAAATGATTGTGGAAGATATGCATCCTTACAACTATTTCTCAACCCCAGCCTTTCAGAGGTTCCTGCAGATTGTGGCCCCTGACTATAGGTTACCGTCTGAAACTTTCTTTTTCACTAAGGCTGTACCTCGATTATATGATTCTGTCAGAGaaaaaattttcttaactttGGAGAATGTTCAGACTCAAAAGATCCACCTGACTGTGGACATATGGACCCATGACCCATCCACTGACTATTTCATTGTGACTGTACACTGGGTCTCTTTGGAAACTACACCTTCTTTCAATAATGGCAGGATCCCCAACTTTAGAAGGTGGGCAGTTCTTTGTGTAACAGGTTTAGCCAAAAACTGTTTGATAACCAACATTTTACAAGAATTAAATGACCAGATTGGTCTGTGGCTTTCTCCTAATTTCCTCATCCCTAGCTTCATTGTTTCTGACAGTTCTTCTAATGTAGTACACGCAGTCAAAGATGGCGGTTTTACCCACGTACCATGCTTCCTGCGTTGTTTAAATATAGTCATTCAGGACTTTTTCTGTGAGCACAAAAGCATTGAGAACATGTTAGTGGCTGCCAGGAAAACCTGTCATCATTTTAGTCATTCGGTCAAGGCCCGTCAGATACTGCAAgagtttcaaaatgatcaccaacttccatggaaaaatttaaaacaagatgAAGCTGGCCATTGGATTTCTACCTTTTATATGTTAAAATGGCTCTTGGAGCATTGCTACTCAGTTCACCATAGTCTTGGTAGAGCCAGTGGAGTTGTGCTCACCTCCCTTCAGTGGACTCTAATGACATATGTTTGTGATATTCTTAAACCATTTGAGGAGGCCACCCAGAAAGTGAGTGTGAAGACCATAGGATTGAATCAGGTGCTACCCCTCATCCATCATCTACTCCTTTCCCTGCAGAAACTCAGAGAAGATTTTCAAGTTAGAGGTATTACTCAGGCCCTCAATCTGGTAGACAGTTTATCTCTGAAACTTGAAACTGACACCCTACTAAGTGCCATGCTCAAATCCAAGCCCTGTATCTTGGCTACTTTGTTAGATCCTTGCTTTAAAAACAGTTTGGGAGACTTTTTTCCTCAAGGTGCTGATTTGGAAACTTACAAGCAGATCCTTGCAGAAGAAGTTTGTAACTATATGGAATCTTCACCagaggtctcccatattgcaactTCAGAAGGTTCTGGCCCCTCAGCTATAGTAGGAGCTGATTCATTTACCTCATCTATAAGAGAAGGCACCTCCATTTCAGGATCTGTTGATTGTTCAGCTGCAGATAATGTTGCCATTGGAGGCAAAAGCTTCATGTTTCCTTCTGCTATGGCAGTGGTGGATGAATACTTCAAAGAGAAGTATTCAGAGATCTCAGGGGGTGATGACCCTTTGTTTTATTGGCAGAAGAAGGTGAACATATGGCCAGCTTTGACCCAAGTTGCCATTCAGTATCTGAGCTGCCCCATGTGTAGTTGGCAATCTGAATGTGTCTTTACTGCAAATAGCCACTTCCATCCAAAGCAGATCATGAGCCTGGACTTTGATAATATAGAACAGCTGATGTTTCTGAAAATGAACTTGAAAAATGTTAACTATGATTATTCTGCATTGGTTCTAAGCTGGGATCCTGAGAATGAAGTTATtcaaagcaatgaaaaagaaatattaccttaa
- the LOC139176295 gene encoding uncharacterized protein has translation MAIMLLCLLQLAAPLCSYSVTIHFYLFWLNTP, from the coding sequence ATGGCTATAATGCTGCTCTGCCTTCTACAGCTTGCTGCACCACTCTGTAGTTACTCTGTAACTATACATTTCTATCTTTTTTGGTTAAACACTCCCTGA
- the ZC3H11A gene encoding zinc finger CCCH domain-containing protein 11A, which yields MPNQGEDCYFFFYSTCTKGDSCPFRHCEAALGNETVCTLWQEGRCFRQVCRFRHMEIDKKRSEIPCYWENQPMGCQKLNCAFHHNRGRYVDGLFLPPSKTVLPTVPESPEEEVKASQLTVQQSKLSVQSNPSPQLRSVMKVESSENVPSPTHPPVVINAADDDEDDDDQFSEEGDETKTPTLQPTLEVHNGLRMTSARKPGVNLKQGESLNFGIKTLEEIKSKKMKEKSKKQGEGSSGASSLLLQSQPMPGPEKENVRTVVRTVTLSSKQGDEPLVRLSLTERLGKRKFSVGGDSDAPLKRSLAQRLGKKIEAPEANTDKTPKKVQVSKSLKERLGMSTGPNSEEAAEKVTKVGEIHVKTLEEILLERANQKRGELQTKLKTEGPSKVDDSTSGARTSSTIRIKTFSEVLAEKKHRQQEAERQKGKKDVSCVKPKTDNEMKKTVILPPTVASRGQSEEPAGKAKSMQEVHIKTLEEIKLEKALRVQQSSESSTSSQPQPEAMPAAKRLLRITKKTGIKEEKKLQEESDVASQSSVSRTEAKKASDETTTVGITKIQDKRCKTVREKYVPKLPEKGTSQKEKSILTPLRGDLLSYSTELAEKPVLTTMLGITRHLTKRLPSKSSQKAKVETSGIGDSILNVKCATQPLEKRSKAKPKVNVKPSVVKVVSSPKLAPKRKAVEVHPAVIAAVKPLNSSSVLLESSAKKAAVAIVPLLSEDKSVTVPETEKPRDSFVLPPAQSSSEPPPPEVSGPSSSQMATKTRRLSSASTGKPPLSMEDDFEKLIWEISGGKLEAEIDLDPGKDEDDLLLELSEMIDS from the exons ATGCCTAATCAAGGAGAagactgctatttttttttctattctacttGTACTAAA GGTGACAGCTGTCCATTCCGTCACTGTGAAGCTGCACTGGGAAATGAAACTGTTTGCACATTATGGCAAGAAGGGCGCTGTTTTCGACAGGTGTGCAGGTTTCGGCACATGGAGATTGAT AAAAAACGCAGTGAGATTCCTTGTTATTGGGAAAATCAGCCAATGGGATGTCAGAAACTAAACTGTGCTTTCCATCACAACAGAGGACGTTATGTTGATGGCCTTTTCCTACCTCCAAGCAAAA CTGTGTTGCCCACTGTGCCTGAGTCGCCAGAAGAGGAAGTGAAAGCTAGCCAGCTCACAGTTCAGCAGAGCAAATTATCTGTCCAGTCTAATCCCTCTCCTCAGCTGCGAAGTGTTATGAAAGTAGAAAGTTCAGAAAACGTTCCCAGCCCTACACACCCACCTGTGGTGATCAATGCTGCAGACGATGATGAAGACGATGATG ATCAGTTTTCTGAGGAAGGTGATGAAACCAAAACACCTACCCTGCAACCAACTCTTGAAGTTCATAATGGATTACGAATGACTTCTGCCCGGAAACCTGGGGTCAATTTAAAACAAG GTGAAAGTTTGAATTTTGGAATAAAAACCCTTGAAGaaattaaatcaaagaaaatgaaggaaaaatcaaagaagCAAGGTG AAGGTTCTTCGGGAGCTTCCAGTCTTTTACTCCAGTCACAGCCCATGCCAGGTCCTGAAAAAGAGAATGTCCGGACTGTGGTGAGGACAGTAACTCTCTCCAGCAAGCAAG GGGATGAACCTCTGGTAAGATTGAGTCTAACCGAGAGACTGGGGAAACGAAAATTTTCAGTAG GTGGTGACAGTGATGCTCCATTAAAGCGTAGCCTTGCACAGAGGCTAGGGAAGAAAATTGAAGCTCCAGAGGCTAACACTGACAAAACACCAAAGAAAG tCCAAGTTTCCAAGTCTCTGAAGGAGCGATTAGGCATGTCAACTGGTCCAAACAGTGAGGAAGCAGCAG AGAAAGTTACTAAAGTTGGTGAGATTCATGTGAAGACATTAGAAGAAATTCTTCTTGAAAGAGCCAATCAGAAACGTGGAGAATTGCAAACTAAACTCAAGACAGAAGGACCTTCGAAAGTTGATGATTCTACATCAGGAGCAAGAACCTCCTCCACCATCCGAATCAAAACATTCTCCGAGGTCTTGGCTGAAAAGAAGCACCGGCAGCAGGAAGCAGAGAGACAAAAGGGCAAAAAGGACGTGAGCTGTGTCAAGCCAAAGACtgacaatgaaatgaaaaaaacagtgATTTTGCCACCCACTGTAGCCAGCAGAGGACAATCAGAGGAACCTGCAGGTAAAGCAAAGTCTATGCAGGAAGTGCATATCAAGACGCTGGAAGAAATTAAACTGGAGAAGGCTCTCCGGGTGCAGCAGAGCTCTGAGAGCAGCACCAGCTCCCAGCCTCAGCCTGAGGCTATGCCAGCGGCAAAACGGCTTCTCCGGATCACTAAGAAAACAG gtataaaagaagagaagaaacttCAAGAAGAAAGTGATGTTGCTTCTCAGAGCAGTGTTTCTAGAACAGAAGCTAAAAAG GCTTCAGATGAGACCACAACAGTTGGCATCACTAAAATTCAAGACAAGAGATGTAAGACAGTGAGAGAAAAGTATGTGCCCAAATTGCCAGAGAAGGGAACCTCACAGAAGGAAAAATCAATTTTGACACCCCTTCGGGGAGATTTACTCTCTTACAGTACCGAGTTAGCTGAGAAACCAGTGCTCACCACCATGCTAGGCATCACACGGCACCTGACTAAGCGGCTTCCTTCAAAGTCATCCCAGAAGGCAAAGGTAGAAACCTCAGGGATTGGGGACTCAATATTGAATGTGAAATGTGCAACACAGCCCTTGGAAAAACGAAGTAAAG CTAAACCTAAAGTGAATGTGAAGCCATCTGTGGTTAAAGTTGTCTCATCACCCAAATTGGCTCCAAAACGTAAGGCGGTGGAGGTCCACCCTGCTGTCATTGCAGCTGTGAAGCCACTCAACTCCAGCAGTGTCCTGCTGGAAAGCTCAGCCAAAAAAGCAGCTGTG GCTATTGTCCCACTTCTCTCTGAGGACAAATCAGTCACTGTGCCTGAGACAGAAAAACCTAGAGACAG ttttgtaCTGCCTCCAGCCCAGTCCTCTTCAGAGCCTCCCCCCCCGGAAGTATCTGGCCCTTCCTCATCCCAGATGGCCACAAAAACTCGCCGACTCAGCTCTGCCTCAACAGGAAAGCCCCCACTTTCTATGGAGGATGATTTTGAGAAACTAATATGGGAGATTTCAGGAGGCAAATTAGAAGCTGAGATTGACCTGGATCCTGGGAAGGATGAAGATGACCTTCTGCTTGAGCTGTCAGAAATGATTGATAGCTGA